The DNA sequence taaaattaatttatatcatataaagattttcataaaaataaatagcttatgaaaaaaaaaatatatatatataaaattttaatatcaacaattatttatattatccatttcaagaatataaattaatatatatatatatatatatcaatagaaacgatagatatattaacatattaattaacaattaaaataaattcatACAATGTCAAGagttttaattttttttaaaaatttattattaatatatatttctaatTGCCTATTATACTTTAATAATAAGGTtagtatataaatattatatatttttatattcataaaatatttatatattttaatcgcttcattttaattattcatttttattttattttttttttttttttgaatttcCAGCATTTATTAAGTATCATGCATTATGAAATGTACAATACTAGGTTGGTTTCgaatttaattataaaacgAAGATTAAGTgaaatgttaatatataacaaaagaTCACAATTAAAGGTCTCAAacattaataattataatgatgatcatgaagaaaataaaaatagttTAACTCAAAAAACAGAAATGTTAAAAACTTTAAAtagaaatgaaaataatagaaaatcaaaaaaaagaagaaattatgatgtaactaaaaaaaaagaaacgTTAGAAGATTTACTAAAAGAATATGATGAAGAAatgaaagaaataaaaaaaaaaaaaaaaaaatctttttttaaaagagCAAAACTTGTATTAGAAGCattt is a window from the Plasmodium reichenowi strain SY57 chromosome Unknown, whole genome shotgun sequence genome containing:
- a CDS encoding putative exported protein (Plasmodium exported protein, unknown function), whose translation is MSRVLIFFKNLLLIYISNCLLYFNNKHLLSIMHYEMYNTRLVSNLIIKRRLSEMLIYNKRSQLKVSNINNYNDDHEENKNSLTQKTEMLKTLNRNENNRKSKKRRNYDVTKKKETLEDLLKEYDEEMKEIKKKKKKSFFKRAKLVLEAFDNIFIDKVTDTNIHEKYSELEEEIFENAIILSSSSMIFAIPIFSYLCKRINFFDSPQ